The sequence CCACAAGACCTCGCATGGGTTTTTCTTCCCACTTTCTTATAGCTTCCTTGGTTATTCAAACTGCTTAAAGAGCTGATATAAAATCTGGGCCCATCGCTCTAAGAGTGTATTTGTCAGTGACGTGGAGATGCCTTGATGGAGCATGCAGCTTTTATCACGTCCCCTGCAGTCACACTGCAGAGCCTCACTCCCATGGCAcaaatatcacttttttttttttgaacactgGTTTTCCTGAAGAGCCAGTGCTCTATCAGCTGTTTATCCATGGCCTCTGTATCCAGCTATATTCACATGCAGAGATTTCTCACCAGTCGCCCCTAATAAGTTAAGTAGCTGGAGGGAAATCCCTGTCCAAAGCCACCCTTGTCCCCTTCCTTTCCATGATCATTTACTCCAGGAGATACTTGGGCAGGTGCTGTGTTCTGCATTGATATTTCAGCTAACATTTCTACTTTCTTTGTGCTTAGGACCTTTGCACGCTGATGTTTGTGGCCATTTCACACTCTCCCAATTTGCATGGGGAGCCTCCCAGTACATATGGTTAATAGCAAAATGCAGCCTCCAGATCCCGTGAGCAGTGACCAGAAAACCATCTCTCTCTTTTGGAAGGGGTCCTGGGTGCAAAGTTCTGCCAAAACCGCACTGTCCATTGGCTGATTTGTCTCCCTTTTGGAAGGCAGCCATGAGGCAAGTGAGAACATTTTCTAACTGGAGCTCCCCTTGCACACACCAGTCCTCCTTGCACAACCACTGGACATATCTGGACCACTCTGGTCTCTCCCACTCACTCGATTCACTTTAGGAATCACCAGCCAGGCTGTCTGGCTCGCCCTGTGTTATAGTGTGAGagtccagcagctcctcccagTGCAAACCCAGGTTGTGCAACCACCGTGGGAGTGGGGTGGCCGTGCCAGAGCGGAGGGAACTgcccgcccacccctgactctgccaAAGCCCGACATTTCGCCTATAAATCAGGAGCAGGAGAGGTTCTCTGTGAAGCTGCAGGACAGAGCACAGACAGCCAAGGCTGAGAGGTAAGTGTCCACAGGGGTGTGAATCTTTTCCATCCCTTCCTGCCCACACGAGCACCCTGCAGCACAGAACTGTTGAGCTTAGCTGCTATGAATACTTGCAGGGATGATACGGAAAGTGTGGCAGCACCAGGCTTGGGGTGGCCAAGGCAGTGCTTTTGGTATGTTATTTCTAGCTTCTCTGCAAAAGGGTAGGGAATTAAACAGCATACATAGCTGGGAGGTGTTTGTGTTAACTTCCACCAAactaggggaaaaaaggaagcaaaCCAGTGAACCAATAAGCAGCTTATATTatcacatttttcatttaaaaaggaaaaagtccAGTTTTCATTCCAAACTTGGGAAGCAAAGTATTCTTTAGGTGTTGCCTTTTTATTGAAAGTTGAAGTTGTTCATGGGGAATTTGTtgttttgtaggaaaaaaaaaatgcatgcaacCCCATTTTCCTACAGAAAGCTTTTTTCTGGTGAATGCACCATGCCTTTTGTCTGGTAGATTCTCAAAGTGCCTCTCAGAGTGGAGGAGCTGGTGCCACCTGGCTGTTGTGCTGTCCTGTTACGTGGAGTTAATAAATCAGTGGAgcagggggctccccagcagtgctggggttaAACCAGGGGTTGCAACAGCCCCCTGTGGGCACCTGTGTGATGGCCCCTGCATGGGCAATGTCCAGTCCGAGCTATTGCGCATGGGCATCATCCCTTGTTTCATTGCCCTGCGGTAGCAAGAAGGGTTTGGGTCTGTCATTCCCCCTGCAGCTCTGGGAGCCTCAGAGGGATGGATGTTGACCTGGGGCCTGCTGTCTTTTGAGCCCTGGGCTCAAGCCATCTGTAGCCCTGCAAGTCTGTCTGTCTAGCCCAGACCTCCTCAGCGGGGTGGCTTTGGGAGACAGGCACAGAAACAACCCTAAAGCGAAGGTGTGTTACATTTGCAGCCCCTGCGCTGGCCTTGGTGGCCATGTCAAAGTCACCAGTGTCATCCCTGGGGAAGGGGGACTGGACTACAGTCAATGATGCAGAGGCTAAGTAGTCCTGGTgcacatttcattttcttttctaagaaAGGCAGAGGCAGCTCTCCAAAAATAACATACAAATGTTTGCTGGACTGATAAGGGGCCATAGTTTAAACACAACTTGTAAATAAAAAACTGGCAGTGATTCATGGCTTAACTACATACTTTCAAAGCGCATTTCCACAGCAACTGCAGGGTTTTGAAAGCAGCCTGGCGAGCACACTGTAAAAGTGgatggatttattttaaaaattaaaaaaaaaaaaaaggaaaaaatgaagattTAAAGATATTTAATCTAACTTGTAAGAGCCCAGAATGTTGATAAAGGGAATGAAGGCTTGCGGGTGGCATATAGAGAAGTCCCCTACAGaggctgtgctggcagctgctCCCTCAGAGTGTGGTGACCATCTGCAGGTTTTTCCCCAGGTTCAGCTCTGTTCATAGCTCGGGATCCCGGCAGAGGCAGTGAGGATGAGAGTGGCGGTGGTGGGTGCGGGTGTCAGTGGGCTGACAGCCACCAAGTGCTGCATGGACGAGGGGCTGGAGCCcacctgctttgagcagagccAGGACATCGGGGGGCTCTGGCGCTACACGGTGAGCTGGTGGCACCCATACCCCTTCCCACAGGACTTGCAGCTTTGTGGGCTGGGAGCCGGGTTGAGCTGGGCTCcagcgggaggggcgggggggtgggggtttgCTGGGTGTTGCCCTCTCCTAGCTGCACCCCCCGAGACCaggggaaggggagcaggagggatggTCCCTGCCCCAGGGTGCTGGACTAATGCACCCTGGGGTGCCATGCCAGGAGCACATCGAGCCTGGCCGGCCAAGCCTCTATGCATCAGTCATCAGCAACAGCTCCAAGGAGTTGTCGGCATTCTCCGACTTCCCATACCCTGAGGACTTCCCAGTGTTCCTGCCACATGCCAAGCTTCTGGACTACCTCCGGCGCTATGCTAACCACTTTGGCATCATGGAGCACATCAAATTGGGGGTGAGTGATGGATGCCCCCATGCTCCACCGCTCCCTGCACATGCTGGGTGCCAGTGGTGACTCCACTTCACTTCTACATTCCAGACCACTGTTGTAAGCATCCGGAAACGTCCTGACTTTGCCACCACAGGCCAGTGGGATGTGGTCACGGAGGCTGACGGGAAGCACACATCATATGTCTTTGATGCTGTTATGGTTTGCACTGGCAATTTCTCTGAACCAACCATCCCCCTGCACAGTTTTCCTGGTAGGCTACATGGCTGCCTGTGGTTACCTGCTTCCAGGGGCTGCGGGAAGAAGGATTAGTGGTTCCTCAGGGAACCTTTCCTTgtcttgcttctgcttttcaaacCTCCTGGCATGGACAGCAGCTTTGCTTCAGCAGCTTTGTTGTTGCAGGCACAGGTCACTTCAGAGCAAATTTTCAAGGTAGGATGGTTTAGCCTTAGCTAAACTGTCCACACAAGATGCAAGATGAGACAAGGTCCTCTCAGTAATGCTCCATCATCTTTGGCAGGGCTGTATTCATCACTGCTGTGATGAATCTCCACAGTTGTCTGTGCTGAGAAGGTTGCATTGCCATCAGTGTTATCAAGTGCTTTTGAAGGTGTTTATAGGACACCAGGTCTGCAGGCTTTTCTGAACCTCTGTGTCCCCATCTTGTAGAGGCTGAATCCCGAAACTGCACCAGCACAGTTCTTGTGTAATACATAACTGTCTTCCAAGACCCACCCAGCACGTTCGTCCCTGCTAGCTGCCATGCAGGGATGCACGAGATCCCATTTTGGAGAGGAAGCACCTATTTTATGTGTGTGGGATAGAGGGCTGGACCTCCCTTAGTCCCTGGTGGCCAGCAACTGCACCTGCTTGCTCTTCCCATGTGGATTGCTTCTATGCCAGAGCTCCCAACAAAACCTGCAAATGCTCAAGTAATTCAAAGCTTTGCTTCTTTTTCCTCTAAGGCATCAAGAGGTTTAAAGGCCAGTATTTCCACAGCCGGCAGTACAAGCATCCTGATGTGTTTAAGGGGAAGCGTGTCCTTGTGGTTGGCATGGGCAATTCGGGAGTAGACATCGCGGTGGAGGCCAGCCATGTAGCCACAAAGGTACCACTGCCCAGACacggtggggatgtggggagggtgatgctgggggCAACACCTCAGTCTGCCATTGCTGCAGGGAGAGCAAGCTGGGTTTATCCTGCATGGTGTCCAAACGGTATTTCTGAACCTGCATTTCTTACTCAAAAACCTACCCTGAAAGAAAGGCGGTTGTTCTCTCCTGTTTCACCTCCATCTCCAGCTTCTGGGAGGTCTTAAgggtgctgctgctttttcattCTGTGGCTGTCTGCACTGTGCCCTCCTGGGGTTACTTTATAAAGGCAAAGCAGCAAACTCATCCCCCAGATTGTTGATTCTCTGATCTCTCCCAGGTGACTGTTAGCACCAGACGAGGTGCCTGGGTGCTCGGCCGTGTGTTTGAACATGGCTACCCGTGGGACGTGGTTTTCAACACCCGCCTTATGAGCCTGATCAGAAATAACCTCCCCGGACCTCTTGCACGGGCATTGATTAACTACAGCGTGAACAAGAGGTTCAATCATGAGAACTATGGCCTTCAACCAGAAAAGAGGTACTTCTTGGTGGCTCCCATCCCACATGGTGTCACAGGGCTAGTGGTGCACACAGGGAGATTTCCAACAGCCAACATCAAGTAAAGGCCAGACTGGGGTGATATCCAGTGGGGAGTTTGTAACCCGGGGTGGAAGATAAGGGTGAACACGTTGGTGTTTGGAGGGTGGGGAGGTAGGGCTGTTTGCTCAGACCAATGACATCAAGAGGTTGTAAGGCTGGAAGGCCCAGGGGAAGGAGTGGGGGCACCACAGGGCTTGTTCATGGTCTTCAACACTCAGATCCCTTGACTGTCTGCAGCTGCCTGGTGCGTGAGCCCGTGTTGAATGACGACCTTCCAAGCTACATCCTGACAGGGAGGATCACTATCAAGCCGGGTGTCAAGGAGTTCAAGGACAACTCAGTTGTTTTTCATGATTGCCCTGAGGAGGAGCCCGTCGATATCGTTGTCTTCTGCACGGGCTACGATGCTTCCTTCCCATTCCTAGAAGAAAAAATTGTCAAGGTGGAAAACAAGCACGCATGCCTCTACAAATACGTGTTCCCAACCCACCTGCAGAAGCCCACCCTAGCCGTCCTTGGGCTGATCAGGCCATTGGGAGGCATCATGCCTGTGATAGAGATGCAAGCACGCTGGGCAACTCGTGTCTTCAAAGGTAGGAGAGCAGATGTGAGCTCTCCCGTGTACCAAAATGCAGTTCAGACTGGACACGTCTTGTCCCCTTCATGCACCAAGAGGAATTACAGTCCTTGGGGACCCTAAATCTCACTTCAAAGTGGGTGATGGAGCATTTCTGGGGCTCAGACTTCCCAAGTTATTTCACTTCCACTGAGATACAGCAATGTGAGTGCACGCTTGTTCCAAGCAATGTGCAAGTTCACAACCTCTACCTgaaatcactcttttttttttttttctttttttttctttttttttcttttttttttctttttttttttctttttctcctgttaaGCTGATGCTTTTAAGCTAACGCTTTACTCTGCCTGTGGCAAGCCAAGGGTGGGTGCTCCATTCCTTACTGTGACTTAGCTGATCTGCAGTCCTGCACCCAAGCCTGCAAACCATGGTTAAACTAGGTTATTCAAgacagtattttctttctaaaatatgtTAGAAGTCAGAGCACAGAGGTTAATATGTAAACCTGGACGCACAAGTAAGGATTGTCTTTAAGGTACTGTGGTGGATCCATCCTGGCAGAATTCACTGCTCTTTAAGTGACAGGGTGGTTTGTCCACAACAACTGGCAGAGGAGAAAAGTGCTATTGCCCCACAAGAGGATGATTTACAATTATTGGGGTGAGGAAAAACTacttggtggttgttgttgttgtgggggttttttgtttgttttggtgctgTTTTGCATTGTTTGcgtttttttataaaaataataataggatCCTCTGGCTGGGCTGGCATGGAAGGCTGTATCAAGACTCCTCCACAGAGCCAGAGGAAGCTCTGGGGTTTCTCTTTGGGATTATCCTTTCTGGGGCTTTCATGGCCCATCTCACCTCACATCATCTGCCTGTGCCCTGACGGC comes from Patagioenas fasciata isolate bPatFas1 chromosome 6, bPatFas1.hap1, whole genome shotgun sequence and encodes:
- the FMO1 gene encoding flavin-containing monooxygenase 1 — translated: MRVAVVGAGVSGLTATKCCMDEGLEPTCFEQSQDIGGLWRYTEHIEPGRPSLYASVISNSSKELSAFSDFPYPEDFPVFLPHAKLLDYLRRYANHFGIMEHIKLGTTVVSIRKRPDFATTGQWDVVTEADGKHTSYVFDAVMVCTGNFSEPTIPLHSFPGIKRFKGQYFHSRQYKHPDVFKGKRVLVVGMGNSGVDIAVEASHVATKVTVSTRRGAWVLGRVFEHGYPWDVVFNTRLMSLIRNNLPGPLARALINYSVNKRFNHENYGLQPEKSCLVREPVLNDDLPSYILTGRITIKPGVKEFKDNSVVFHDCPEEEPVDIVVFCTGYDASFPFLEEKIVKVENKHACLYKYVFPTHLQKPTLAVLGLIRPLGGIMPVIEMQARWATRVFKGLCQLPPQSVMEKEVNEKKKNQVKWFGLSFDEVLKTEWLAYLDMLASFIGAKPSMPRLLFRDPQLAFTIFFGPCTPYQYRLEGPGRWEGAQQAILTQWDRILKPTKTRVPASTSSPYPPLLIVMGFLLLLAALYFGFP